DNA sequence from the Juglans microcarpa x Juglans regia isolate MS1-56 chromosome 5S, Jm3101_v1.0, whole genome shotgun sequence genome:
AAGTTTCAAATTCATTTCCCAAATATTTGGTAATGCCACTTTTTCACACATACATATGTAgtgtgtatgcatgcatgtgtgtttCTCTGTTTTTACCTGTGAATATTTTGGTGGGTTTTTATTGTTCTTGGTTAAGAACTGAAAATGGTCTCGATGTAGTTGTGAAGGAGCTTGAGATGGAAATTGGGTATGTGTGCATGAATGTTTATgtttgtttctctgtttttaCCTGTGAATATTTTGATGGTTTTTGAGTGTTTTGGGCTAAAAATTGGAAATGTTCTCGATGTAGTTGTGAAGGAGCGTGAGATTGAAATTGGGTACCCGACAGATGTTAAGCATGTGGCACACATAGGATTGGATGACCAATCTGGCAGTGCACCTAGTTGGGTACGTAGTCCACATCTTTTATTCCTTATTTTTTGTCTTCCAGTTATATATAGCTTTATCGCTTGCATGGTAAATACCCAAAAGTGCGTTTGTATGCTCTCTCCACTAATTGGTTTTGTTCGGTGGGACTATGCAGATGAATGAATATAAAACAGCATCCGAGTTTTCAACGACATCGCTCGGAAGCCTTGGTGAATTTAGAGGTTCCAACTCTATGCCTCTTTCCACACGGTCTTCTAATGGTGTGTTTGAGCTCTTTTCGTACCTTACACTTCAATATATAGCTCATTTATGTTTGTGTAAGTATTTATAATATAGCACATGCTGCAGAGAGAGTGAAGAGATTGCTGGGAGCTTTTATGTCATTTCGAGTATTTCTTAAGTGTATTTTAAAGTTTTCAGATGTTCACTCGCCTCATATCATGTGCACTTGTACTCAATAGACAAGTCCAAGCAAGGTCTTTCCACGGGTTAGCCAGTTGAAGAGGAACTATAGATCAACGTTTATTCTAGTTTATTGGAGCTATGTTGCAAGATGTGCAAAAAATACCAGTTTTTGGTGGTCCACCCCAGAGACTAAGTTTCTCATAAATTGATAGAGCTGATTAGAATTTTCTTTATGTGCTGCTGTTATCTGCTAAGATGGTGGTGAGCTTTGCCAGAGGGTGTGCAAATTAAGGATGTGATGTGATTGAGATAGTTTGAAGAATTTACCGACTCTATTAAATGAGATGTTTGGAATAATTATCAATTGGATTAAAAGATGTAGTTTTGCAGTATCATATTTCAGTTTAATGAGGGGAGAGTTTTGTGAAAAACAAGCTTTTTGATGTGAAAGGCATTTCAAGGAAAAAGCTTACAGGTGTGAAATACTTAAATGGTAGTTCATCTTTTTCTGTAAAATGGCTAAAAAGTTCGGAACGAGAATTGATCGAAGTGTTGGATGCTTATATTAAAGTGTTGGTTCAAAGTTATAATGTGCTGGGTTTTATTCAATGTCTCCATACATGAAATATAGTGCaaggaaaatacttttttgGATGCTTCTAGGTGCGTGTCAATTATTAGGAATATACTGTCAAGCTAAAACAGAGGAAGGGGGACAAAAGGTTTTAACCATAGTAGAAAATCAGGGATGTTAAGGTGTGATGAAATAAATCCATGTCTATATCAtgtgttatttaaaaaatatgtatttgaatgaACAATGTGATTTTCTGTATTCTGGTGGTGTTGCCCATTCATTCTAGTTTATGTCGTGATTTAAATTATGCTTTGACCTCGTATAATAGGTTTTGAGCATTCCATGAGACACCGACCAGCATGCGACACGTTCAAAGACGTTCCACCTACTGAACTTCATAATGTTCAAAAGAAGCAGAAGCGAAAAAAGTCCAGATCAACTTCTTCTCCCAAGTCTTCTTTGTCTAGATCCTCGCGACCAACAAAGTCGAAGTCTGATATGGATGCAGCATTAAACCTACAAGTCTAGAAATGGTGTAATATTATGAAATTGATGCAGGGAACTTGAAAAAAGAATATGTCAATGTCCTCAGCAGACTTTGTGGAATCCCCTTCTCTTCTTGCTCGGGTTTTTGACAAAGTCATCAAGAAGGACAGCATAGGAGGTTGAAGAATCTCAtgtaaattggaaaaaaaaaaaaaaaaaaatcatgtttttccAGAAATGTGGAAATTAAATAGGTGGTGGCAAGAAAGAACGATGATCAATGTTCAAAGGGTTACACTTGAAGATGAAAGCTTTTGGCCTCGTAAGGAATAAGCATCACAGGGAGTTGAATTCCTTCAGTTCTGCTGCTGCTGGTGCAGCAAGTTTGGCTGATTTAGATATAGATCTTGAAACAGAATTCAAGGAAATGCAAAGAATTCTAGGGGATGCTGTTTTTCTAGTTCTGGAACAGACCTTGATTTAGAATGCTTGGTGTTAACTAGGGAATTCTTTTGTAACTGGTTCTTTCGGAAGATAGAATGTGCAATACACAAGttgagaattattattattattattatttgcatGTTCTTGCTCAGATGAAATTGAAAGGGTAAGGTATTGTTGAACCCGATCCTTGGGCCCAATTAAAATAGCCCATGATACTGCAAATGAGAGAGCTCGGCGTTTAGTAAAATGGGCCATTAATGGACTTCATTGTGTTGGATTTGGTGGAAGCCTCAAGGTCCAAAGCCCAGTACATGTGCTATGTTTtgttacataaaataattttaaaaacaattaaaatatgaatactTTTTGGCATAACTGATGTGGATTGCTTTCATACAGAGATGTGTTTGGTGTGTAAAAAAGAATGCTAGTTCTTTTCTTTGCTTAATTATATAAgcattgattttatgtttttattctaaatttatgtACTTTCTTGGACCCTCGTTAAAAGTGGCacatttttgggttttttggaGCAAAATTTAAGAGTTAGTTTACATATAGTTTCCAAATAGAGACTGTTGATGCAAACTCATACAgctatgttttaaaaaaaatttaaattataataatatcttttttaaaataatttttttttctttttactctcATTCATTAATAAGACTGTATACGTAATCCTCCAATCAGGAttccaaatagaatttctcataatttaaaCCCTAGACGGTGCAATGCCTAGTGTCAACGTACGGGCCGCGTAGATTCGGATGGGGTGAATCATGTGTGTGAGCTTACTCATGTAGTGATATGATCTACATATCCATCGATCCAGCTTCAACAATCATTATGATATGGAAAGGCCAATGCATCAAGTCGGCAGGCCATGTGGCATttatctagctagctaattgCCGTGATGGATGATCGCTGCATGCTTGCTAAAAGCAGGCGATGGAATAGCCATCCAGAAACAAAGGTGACAAGGCCAAACTAATGCCAATTTTC
Encoded proteins:
- the LOC121268201 gene encoding CRIB domain-containing protein RIC10-like, giving the protein MHQPFLYPGGVFIRAVHSSTVVVEDEHRNPVTVAAGSGELSWVFEPVTLSFVQKNHLYTFLKASGCCIFLASTMSPKMKGIYKSFKFISQIFVVKEREIEIGYPTDVKHVAHIGLDDQSGSAPSWMNEYKTASEFSTTSLGSLGEFRGSNSMPLSTRSSNGFEHSMRHRPACDTFKDVPPTELHNVQKKQKRKKSRSTSSPKSSLSRSSRPTKSKSDMDAALNLQV